The sequence GTATCCAGTTCCGCTTCGCTCATCGCAGTAGGCTGGTTAGTTTTTTCAGGCAATCACTTTTCGTATTGCGGATCACCTGCTCATTTTTTAGTTTTCCTTCGCGCACCATCACTTCCGTAATCGCTCCGTTGTCGAGGCCGTCTACCAGCCAGAGTGTCAGAATCTGTCGACAGTGCTTACCCGCCCGATCGAAGAGCAGCAGGTAGCGCGTCCATTGCTGCTGGTTGTGCAGCCACTGCTCCACATCCGGCAGCTCACTGGGCTCCATCGCCTGCCAAAAGGCTTCTTCGCGCCGGTCCCGGTTCTCTTCCTGACTCACGGCCTTATACCACAGGTTGCGGCAAATACTCACCAGATACGCCCGTAGAGGCGTTTGCGAACTGGGTACGTAGTGACCATCGAGCACGTTATGCAATACCGCCGTTATGGCCTCCCAGATAATATCTTCTGGCTCCTTGACGAAATACAGCCCGTTTTGTTTACTGCGTAGAAAGCGCGTCAGGAACGCCTGATTCTGTTCGTAGAGGGCTTCAATGGCTTTGTTTTGTGCCCGTTCTGTGCCCCGAAGCCCTGCTACGATGTCTGCATCGGTGAGCGGCTGCCTGCCGCCCAATAGCGTCTTTAGAGTCATATACAGCTGAGACAGGCTTTTGTAAGCAACAGGTTTCGGATGTAGCACCGCCAGACGGGCGACTACCTACAAAACAGCTGTTAAAGGTAAGTGGCGCACCGTATTTCTGCTCAAAAGCTTGCACTGGCTTTTTTGCCCGACCTGATTAGCCTGTTCGTAAGTAATAAATCAGATGAAGTCTGTCCACCACTGTTCGTTGTGGAAGAGTCGCTGGGGTTGGGTCCACGTTTCTCAGGTTGTCGCAAAGCCCCCTTCAGGCTGGCGTATTTCCCCTCCCCCGTGGACGGTAGACAGGCGTATCTTTGAGCGGTAACCAAACCAGTAAACAACATGAGCAAGATCACCACGTTTCTGACCTACAACAACCAGGCGGAAGAGGCGGTAAGGCACTACACAGCCATTTTTCCGAACTCGGAAATCAAGCACATCAGCTATTACAACGAAGGGGGGCATTTGCCAGAAGGCACGGCCATGTCGGTGGTGTTCATCCTGAATGGGCAGACGTATTATGCACTCAACGCGGGATCGGGTTTTGGGTTTTCCGAGGGAATGTCGCTGCTCGTGACCTGCGAGACGCAGACCGAAATTGACGCCTATTGGCAAAAGCTGACGGAAGGCGGCCAACCCGGGCCCTGTGGCTGGCTCAAAGACAAGTTTGGGGTTTCGTGGCAGGTAGTCCCCGAAGGACTCGACAAGTTATTGCAGCACAGCGATCCCGCGAAAGCAAAGCGGGTGATGGCCGCTATGATGAAGATGTCGAAACTTGATGTCGCCGCCCTGGAAGCCGCGTAAGTGGTTATAAACCTATAAGGTCTTAGACGGGGTCGCCTAGACGGGGTCGCCCAGACCTTATAGGTTTTGGCCTAGTGCTACGTCCAGTAAGGGAACTTGCGTTTGGTGAAGATGGCCTTCGGGATCATGGCGTGTACACCCAGCGTCTGATCCACCACCTGGCTCACTTCAAAGTCGACGCCTGTGCTGGCGATCGACAGGGCTTCGTTGAACGTAAAGCCCAACTCGTCTTTCATGAACGTAACGGCTTCGGTCAGCGCGTTTTTCATGGCTTTGTTCAGGTCTTTGTCGAGCCCCACAGCAATGAAATGCGTGGGTGTTTCGGCGCGGGGCATGGTCAGCTTCTTGCCTTTGTGCACGATAAATTTGGCCGTAAGGGTCAGCGCCGTTTCGATGGCCACCCCACTCACTTCGCCGTTGCCCTGCGCGCCGTGTCCGTCGCCGGTGGTGAACATCCCACCCGGTACCGACACCGGCAGGTATAGCGTAGTACCTTTGGTCAGGTGCTTGATGTCGAGGTTGCCGCCGAAAAAGGCGGGTGGAATGGAACTGACGCGGCCCGTTTCAGGGGGCGGCGACAGCGCCATCACGCCCATAAACGGCTTGAGTGGAATCTCGACACCCTCTTTCAATATGGCCACTTTTCGTTTGGCATCGTAACGGTACACAAACGTTTCGCGGCTGGTGACCGCCTCGGGGATGCCCCCGCCACCGGGCCACACGCTGTTAACGCCGAAACCGGCCGGAAACGTTAGGTCGAGCATCCGAATCTCGAGCGTGTCGCCGGGCTGGGCACCGTCGATGGCAATGGGGCCGGTGAGCATGTGGCCGCGAATCCCCGATGGTTCGGGTTTCACGGTCTTCATGATGGCGATCACCTCCTGCGCGTGGGCGTCGATGGGCAGGTTGTTTTTCGTGTAAAACTCCTCGGGATTGGTGCGGCTCACCCCCGACGGATTGACGGTTTGAATCTCGACCACGTCGCCGTCCTTGACCGTGTACACCGCAGGTACGTTAGCGCCAAAGTAGCCCCACACCATGTTTTCGGGTAGGGAGCGAACCACATGGTCGGGCTTAATACGGGCCGGTTCGGGGCGGGTGGCTGGTTCGTCGGGCAGCAGGGCCGAGGCGGCTGCGGGGAAGCTGGCAACCGATAAAGCTGCCAGCCCACTCTGGGCGGTCCGGCGTAAAAAATGGCGTCGAGATGGTATCATCAGGTTGTCTGGTTATCGCGTAAGGAGCGGTATGTAAGGTAAAAAATAGCCATCGCAAACGCACGTCATTCAACCCGCATCAGCCCATAGATAACCCGATTTGCCCACAAAAAAACACCGCTGCCAGCGGGCGACTGGTTTAGAGTCACGGGCTGGCAGCGGTGCTGGGTACTCCGCCCTTGCTGGGCAGGCTATTCGGCATTCTTACAGGTTCCCTTTCTTCATTTCCTTCACGGCATAATCGGCCGAGCGGGCCGTAAACGCCATGTAGGTGAGCGAGGGGTTCTGCGTGCTGGTCGAGGTCATGCTGGCGCCGTCGGTAACAAACACATTTTTCACCGCATGGAGCTGATTCCACTTGTTGAGCAGCGAGGTCTTAGGGTCTTTACCCATGCGCACGCCGCCCATCTCGTGGATGTCGAGGCCGGGGTTCCGCTTGTCGTCGCGGGTGCGGATGTTGGTGAAGCCGGCCGCCGTAAACATCTCGGTCATCTGCTCCAGGTAATCCTTCACCATTTTCTCGTCGTTGTCGTCATACGCCACCGCGATTTTGAGTTGCGGAATGCCATACGGGTCTTTCAGCGACTTGTCGAGGGCGACGTAATTGCTCTCTTTCGGGATGGTTTCGCCCATCATGTGTGAGCCTACGTACCAGCCGCCCAACGTTTCGGTCAGCAGGTTGGCTTTGAGGTCGGCACCGATGCCCTCCTGGCTATTGCGCGAGATACGACCTGCCGAGAAACCCGCCGCATAGCCGCGCAGGAAGTCGGTCTCCTGCTTGTGCAGGTTGCGGAAACGCGGAATGTACGGGCTGTTGGGCCGCCGACCGTCGGTGGTGCTGTCCAGGAAGCCATCGTACTGCCCCGAAATACCCGCCCGGTAATTGTGGAAGGCGACGTATTTGCCCATCAGGCCGTTGTCGTTACCCAACCCGTTGGGGAAGCGGCTCGACGTGGAGTTGAGCAGGATCAGGTTGGTGTTCAGCGCGGCGGCATTCACGAAAATAATGCGGGCGTAATACTCCGTCATCTGCTTCGTGTTGGCGTCGACGACGCGCACACCCGTCGCTTTTTTCTTTCCTTCGTCGTAGATGATTGAGTGCACCACCGAGTTGGGGCGTAGCGTCATTTTGCCGCTTTTCGCCGCCCAGGGAATGGTGGTGGCGTTGCTGCTGAAATAGCCGCCGAAGGGACAACCCCGCTCGCAGATGGTGCGGTGCTGGCACTGCGCCCGGCCCTGCTGCGCGTGAATCGGCTTCGGCTGGGTCAGGTGCGCGGCGCGGCCCATGATCACGGGGCGGCTGTTCTGGTACTTTTTGGCCATCTGCTGGCTGAAATAGTTCTCCACGCAGTTCCACTCGTGGGCGGGCAGAAACTCGCCGTCGGGCAGTTGGGGCAAGCCGTCTTTGTTGCCGCTGATGCCGGCAAACTTCTCCACGTAGCTGTACCAGGGCGCAATGTCGGCGTAGCGGATAGGCCAATCCACGGCGAAGCCATCGCGGGCGGGGCCGTCAAAATCGAAGTCGCTCCAGCGCTGGGTTTGCCGCGCCCACATCAGCGATTTACCGCCGACCTGATAGCCGCGAATCCAGTCGAAGGGTTTCTCCTGCACATACGGGTGCTCGGCATCTTTCACGAAAAACTGTTCGGTGCCTTCGTAAAAGGCGTAGCATTTGCTGATGATCGGGTTGGCCTCCCGCACATCCTGTTTGAGCTGGTTGCGGTGCTCAAACTCCCAGGGTTGCATGTTGGTGGTGGGGTAGTCGGTCACGTGCCGCACGTCGCGGCCCCGTTCCAGCACCAGTGTCCGCAGGCCTTTGCCCGTTAATTCTTTGGCGGCCCAGCCGCCGCTGATCCCCGACCCAATCACGATGGCGTCGTAGGTGTTGGCGGCCTGAGCGTCGATATTCAGATAAGACATAGCTTGGCGTAAGGCGCGTTATTTCGTTTGAGAAATGGGTTTAGCGGGCACAGGCACGCAGCCGTGGTAGCGACCCGGTATCATTTCGTAATGCGTCAGGTTGGTCATCACGTATTCCGAGGTCATGTAGCCGCGGATGGTCAGCCCTTTCACCAACTGGTAAAAGGCTTTCTGGTCGGCGTCGGTCGACTGTTCCATCCGTTTCAGCACATCGATGCGCTGCGCCGTGTCGGCCTCCGTAAAAGGCCGGTTGTAGGTTTGCCGGGCTAGTGCGTCGGCGGCGTTCAGCCCGTTCGACAGCGTGGTCTGGGCTTTGGGTTCGTAGCAATCGGCCACCATCTTCTGCACAAACGTCGCGACACCCAGCGATTTGGCACCCGGCGTATCGGTTTCGGGAATGAAGGTGTCGACAACGCCCGTAAGCAGCGCGGTTTGGTCGGCCGTGAACGCGTTGGGCAACGTACCCAGCGACTGACGGCTCCAGCCATTGGCCCATTCGGGTACAACCAGCATGGCCCCCAACGACGCCGACAGCGTTTGTAATGCTTGTCTCCGTTTCATGAATTGATTATCGACACGAACTGTCAGTTAAGTAACAACGTGGTAGCAAGACAAATTCGTACCAGCGAAGTTACGTGGCAGTTTAGTTGTAATTAGTAGGGTTAATCCTAGATTTGGTCAGTTGCCTTCGGCGTCATTAGGCTTCGCGTCATTAGTGGTCAGTTGCCTTCGGCGTCATCCGTTGTTTTTACGATGAATGACAACGAATGACCATGAATGACGCGAAGCCTAATGACGCCGAAGGCAACTGACCATCAATTCCGCAAACTCTTCAGATAGGCGATGCTGGCGGGCATTTGCTCGAACTCCTTGTTGCTTTCGTCTTCAATGAAGAAGTGCTTGATGCCGATGCGGTTGGCTTCTTTCAAAATGCCTACAAAATCAGCCTGACCCGCGCCCACCACGACGTCGTTTTCGGGTGGGGTGCCGCCCGTGAGGTCGCCTTTGATGCCCTTTTTGAGGTCTTTCACGTGCATCAGTTTCCAGCGGTTGCCATACTTTTTCAGCAGGGCTACCGGGTCGGCCCCGCCGTGGAGGGTCCAGAGCACGTCCATCTCGAATGACACGTACCTGGGATCGGTGTTCTGGATGATGTAGTCCATCAGGGTGCCGTCGCCGTGCTTCTGGAACTCATACCCGTGATCGTGGTAGCAGAATGTCAGCCCGTTGTCGCGCATCACCTTGCCAATCGCGTTGAAATCGGCCACGGCTTTCTTGGCGTTGTCGAGGGTGAAGTTGCCTTTCTGATGTGGAATCCAGGCGCACATCACGTAGCTGGCACCCAGCGCTTTGGCGTTGTTGGCGGCTTCCTGCGGGTTGGCCACCAACTGCTCATAGCCGCCGCCCGTCGATGGAATGCTGATGCCGCGTTCGTTACAGGCTTTTTTGAACTCGGCCGCCGTTATGCCTTTGGGCGCGCCGCCTTCCAGTTCGGTAAAGCCCAGTGCCTTGATAGTGTCGAGCGTGGCGATAATGCCCTTAGGGAAGGCGTTACGGAAGGTGTAAGCCTGCACGCCGAAGGCCGCTTTGTAAAGCGGTGCGCCTTTTTTCTGCCCGAACGACAGAGTCGCGCAGAGCGTCAGGCAAAGGAAGAGGGTCGTTTTTTTCGTACGCATAAAGAATCGTATAGGTCTGGTTAATTGGTAGTCGTTTTTGTTTTTTTACCTGTCATCCCTCCGTTGTCGGGATGACAGAAAACGTGTTACAGGTTTCGCTTTTTCAACTCCTTCACGGCATGATCTACGGCGCGGGCGGTGAGGGCCATGTAGGTAAGCGACGGGTTCTGCGTGCCGGTCGAGGTCATGCTGGCGCCATCGGTGACGAAGACATTTTTACAGGCGTGGAGTTGATTCCACTCGTTGAGCAACGAGGTTTTGGGGTCTTTGCCCATGCGCACGCCGCCCATCTCGTGGATGTCGGAGCCGGGGTTTGATTTGGTGTCGGTAGCGCGCACATTCTTGAACCCCGCCAGCGTAAACATCTCCGTAATCTGCTCGTTGAAATCCTGCACCATCCGCGCGTCGTTGTCGGTCCATTTCGCCGACAAAATGATCTGCGGAATGCCATATTTATCGGTCTGATCGGTCGAGAGCCGAACGTGATTTTCTTCGATCGGCACGCATTCGCCCATCATCCAGGCGCTGATGTTCCAGTTACCGTAGTGCGGGTTGAGGAGTTGCGCCTTCAGGTCATCGCCCAGCCCATCGCGGTTCGAGGTAAGGCCCCGCCCGCCGCCAATGCCAATGGCGTACCCCCGCAGAAACTGGGATGCCGGCCCCGTCGTCTCCTGCTTGTACACATTGCGGAACCGGGGCATGTAGCCGTTGCTGGGGTTTTTGCCGTCGGTGCGTTTATCCTGAAGACCGTCGAATTCGGCGTTGGCTTTGCCCCGGTAGTTGTGCCACGACAGGTATTTGCCCATCAGGCCGTTGTCGTTGCCCAGCCCGTTGGGAAAACGGCCCGATTGGGAGTTGAGCAGGATGGCGTTGGAGTTGATGGCCGACGCGTTGACGAAGATGATGTTGGCGAAATACTCGATCGGTTCGAGCGAATTGGCATCGATGATACGTACCCCAACGGCCTTCTTTTTGACCTCATCGTAGATCACCGACTGCACTACCGAGTGCGGCCGCAGGGTAAGCTTGCCCGTTCGGGCGGCCCAGGGCAGGGTTGAGGCGTTGCTGCTGAAATAGCCGCCGTAGGGGCAACCTCGCACGCACAACGCCCGGTGCTGGCATTTGGCGCGACCCTGTTCGCCATGGATGGCCTGCGGGTCGGTGATGTGCGCGGCGCGGCCCTGAATGAAGTGCCGGTCCTTGTAGTTTTTGTCGATCGACGCTTTGAGGTGTTGCTCCACGCAGCTCAGCTCGAAGGGAGGCAGAAATTCGCCGTCGGGCAGCACGTCGAGGCCGTCTTTGTTGCCACTGATGCCAGCGAATTTCTCGACGTGGCTATACCAGGGGGCCAGGTCTTTGTAGCGGATGGGCCAATCGATAGCGAAACCGTCGCGGGCGGGGCCGTCGAAATCGAAGTCGCTCCAGCGTTGGGTTTGCCGCGCCCACAGCAGCGATTTGCCGCCCACGTGGTAGCCCCGCGTCCAGGTGAAGGGTTGCTCTTCGATGATGGGTTGCTCGTCGGGTTTGATGGCCCAGTGGAGTGTTTCTTCGCGCATAAACGAGCGGCTGCTGTAGCGGTTGCGCACCTCGAGCGGCACCTGCCCCCGGTGCGGAAGCTCCCAGGGGTTGAGCATGGCCGTGGGGTAGTCGGCGATGTGCTTGACGTCGCGTCCCCGCTCCAGGACGAGCGTTTTCAGGCCTTTCTCGCACAGCTCTTTGGCCGCCCAGCCGCCGCTAATGCCCGACCCGATCACGATGGCGTCGTAAGTATTGCGCTTCTTACTGTCGATGTTGAACGTAGCCATTGCGATTTATACGGTTACGCAGCCATGATAGTGGCCGGGTGCCATTACGTAGTTGAGGTGATTGACCATCACGTATTCCGAGGTGGTGTACCCCTGAATGGTCAGGCTTTTGAGCAGACCGAAAAATTCCTTCTGCGTCGCGTCGGTGGTTTGTCCAAAGGCGGTTAGCAGGGCGAGCTTCTCGGCGGGCTGAAGCGCCACAAACGGTTTGCCATAGGTCGTCTGAGCGCTGCCGTCGATCGCCGCCAGGCCCTTTTTGAAATCAGCCTGGGCGGCTGGTTCGTAGCAGTCGGCAAGCATCGTTTCGATGAACGCCGGTACGCCCACCCCTGTCGCGCCCACCACCTGACCGTCGGGAATGATGGTCGAGACGATGTCTGTCAACAACGTGGTCTGGTCGGCGGTGAGCAGGCCGGGTCCTGCGGGACCGGACAACGTACCCAGCGAGGTTCGATTCCAGGCCGTGGCCCAATCGGGCCAGACCAGTACGGCACTCAGCGACGCCGACAGCGTTTGCAGGGCCTGTCTCCGTTTCATCAGTAAGTCGGTTAAGAGCGTACGCTCAGATCGTGTACCCCGTTGTGGGTACGTACCTGAAAAGAAGATTACGCCTTCCGATTACCTATGCCCGGTGGTATCGACGTACCGGCCGCGCTTATTCGGGAAAGTAGATGTAAAACGTAGCGCCCTGGCCGGGCTGGCTGAAGGCCGTAATCCCTCCCCCGTGATTGGTGACGACCTTCTGGCAAATGGCAAGGCCGATGCCCGTACCCGTAAATTCGGTTCTGTTGTGCAGCCGTTGGAACACCTGAAAGATGCGATCGGTATGCCGTTGGTCAAACCCGATGCCATTGTCGCTTACACTGATCCGGTGGTAGGTAGGGGTTTGTCGCACCGGCTTCACCGTCGTGGGCAGGTCGCTGGCCGGGATCCGCTGGGCGGTCAGCTGGATCTGGGGCGGGATGTAGTGCCCCAATGCGTCCTTGCGGCGAAATTTCAGCGCGTTGCTCAGCAGGTTCTGAAACAGCTGGCCCAACTGCGAGGCGTCGCCCTGTATGGTTGGCAGGGGAGCCAGCGTGATGAGCGCCTGGGTTTCGTCGATGACCAGCTCCAGATCCAGCAGCGTGGTCTGCACGACCTGGTTGAGCGAAACAGGGCTGGCCGCTTCCTGCCGGGTCGAGATGCGGGCATAGGCCAGCAAGTCTTTGATCAGCGCCGACATACGCCCGGCCGACTGCTGCATGCGGTCGATGTATTCGATGCCGTCGCCCAGTGAGTTGCCGTACCGTTCCCTGAGCATGTCGCTGAACGACTGAATTTTGCGCAGCGGCTCCTGCAGATCGTGGGAGGCGATGTAGGCAAATTGTTGCAGGCTCTGGTTCGACCGTTCGAGGTCTTGAATCGAGGCCTGTAGCTCCCGGGTTCGTTCGGCGACTTCCTGCTCCAGGTGTTCCGACAACGTTCGGTACCGTTGTTCGCTGACTTCCAGCGCCTGGCGGGCCACGACCTGCTCGGTGACATCCACCGACACATCGAGAATGGCATAGACCGCGCCCGCTTCGTTGAAGAGAGGCGTAAACGTGATGTTGTAATACCGGTCGATCACGCCGCCGTCCCGGGTAATCTGCAACCGCGATTCGAAGGCCTGAAACAACTGCCCCGACGTGTAGACCTCGTCAAGAATCTGCAGAAATGGCTGATGCGCCAGTTCGGGCATTACCTCGCCCAGGGGTTTGCCGGCAATATCGGGGCCCCGACCGATGACGTCGATGAAGGTTTGGTTGGGTAATTCAATGATCAGATCGCGACCGATGAACAGGCCAATGGCCACCGGAGCGGTCGATACGATTGCCTGTAATTTGGCCTGGCTAACCTGAAGGGCCAGGTCGGCCTGGCGACGTTCGGTGATGTTGGTGTGCACCCCAACCCACTCCCGAATGC comes from Fibrella aestuarina BUZ 2 and encodes:
- a CDS encoding acetamidase/formamidase family protein; its protein translation is MIPSRRHFLRRTAQSGLAALSVASFPAAASALLPDEPATRPEPARIKPDHVVRSLPENMVWGYFGANVPAVYTVKDGDVVEIQTVNPSGVSRTNPEEFYTKNNLPIDAHAQEVIAIMKTVKPEPSGIRGHMLTGPIAIDGAQPGDTLEIRMLDLTFPAGFGVNSVWPGGGGIPEAVTSRETFVYRYDAKRKVAILKEGVEIPLKPFMGVMALSPPPETGRVSSIPPAFFGGNLDIKHLTKGTTLYLPVSVPGGMFTTGDGHGAQGNGEVSGVAIETALTLTAKFIVHKGKKLTMPRAETPTHFIAVGLDKDLNKAMKNALTEAVTFMKDELGFTFNEALSIASTGVDFEVSQVVDQTLGVHAMIPKAIFTKRKFPYWT
- a CDS encoding ATP-binding protein, translated to MLDKATAPAIHSDPATTDQPLSAVSDTPAVDLPDQPAADLVIREHDDRFRAAIEAVQGILWTNNAAGEMTGEQRGWASLTGQSYDEYQGYGWAKAVHPDDAQPTIEAWQVAVQERKPFIFEHRVRVKAGHWALFSIRAVPVLNDDGSIREWVGVHTNITERRQADLALQVSQAKLQAIVSTAPVAIGLFIGRDLIIELPNQTFIDVIGRGPDIAGKPLGEVMPELAHQPFLQILDEVYTSGQLFQAFESRLQITRDGGVIDRYYNITFTPLFNEAGAVYAILDVSVDVTEQVVARQALEVSEQRYRTLSEHLEQEVAERTRELQASIQDLERSNQSLQQFAYIASHDLQEPLRKIQSFSDMLRERYGNSLGDGIEYIDRMQQSAGRMSALIKDLLAYARISTRQEAASPVSLNQVVQTTLLDLELVIDETQALITLAPLPTIQGDASQLGQLFQNLLSNALKFRRKDALGHYIPPQIQLTAQRIPASDLPTTVKPVRQTPTYHRISVSDNGIGFDQRHTDRIFQVFQRLHNRTEFTGTGIGLAICQKVVTNHGGGITAFSQPGQGATFYIYFPE
- a CDS encoding gluconate 2-dehydrogenase subunit 3 family protein; amino-acid sequence: MKRRQALQTLSASLSAVLVWPDWATAWNRTSLGTLSGPAGPGLLTADQTTLLTDIVSTIIPDGQVVGATGVGVPAFIETMLADCYEPAAQADFKKGLAAIDGSAQTTYGKPFVALQPAEKLALLTAFGQTTDATQKEFFGLLKSLTIQGYTTSEYVMVNHLNYVMAPGHYHGCVTV
- a CDS encoding GMC oxidoreductase, which translates into the protein MSYLNIDAQAANTYDAIVIGSGISGGWAAKELTGKGLRTLVLERGRDVRHVTDYPTTNMQPWEFEHRNQLKQDVREANPIISKCYAFYEGTEQFFVKDAEHPYVQEKPFDWIRGYQVGGKSLMWARQTQRWSDFDFDGPARDGFAVDWPIRYADIAPWYSYVEKFAGISGNKDGLPQLPDGEFLPAHEWNCVENYFSQQMAKKYQNSRPVIMGRAAHLTQPKPIHAQQGRAQCQHRTICERGCPFGGYFSSNATTIPWAAKSGKMTLRPNSVVHSIIYDEGKKKATGVRVVDANTKQMTEYYARIIFVNAAALNTNLILLNSTSSRFPNGLGNDNGLMGKYVAFHNYRAGISGQYDGFLDSTTDGRRPNSPYIPRFRNLHKQETDFLRGYAAGFSAGRISRNSQEGIGADLKANLLTETLGGWYVGSHMMGETIPKESNYVALDKSLKDPYGIPQLKIAVAYDDNDEKMVKDYLEQMTEMFTAAGFTNIRTRDDKRNPGLDIHEMGGVRMGKDPKTSLLNKWNQLHAVKNVFVTDGASMTSTSTQNPSLTYMAFTARSADYAVKEMKKGNL
- a CDS encoding RNA polymerase sigma factor; its protein translation is MTLKTLLGGRQPLTDADIVAGLRGTERAQNKAIEALYEQNQAFLTRFLRSKQNGLYFVKEPEDIIWEAITAVLHNVLDGHYVPSSQTPLRAYLVSICRNLWYKAVSQEENRDRREEAFWQAMEPSELPDVEQWLHNQQQWTRYLLLFDRAGKHCRQILTLWLVDGLDNGAITEVMVREGKLKNEQVIRNTKSDCLKKLTSLLR
- a CDS encoding sugar phosphate isomerase/epimerase family protein, which codes for MRTKKTTLFLCLTLCATLSFGQKKGAPLYKAAFGVQAYTFRNAFPKGIIATLDTIKALGFTELEGGAPKGITAAEFKKACNERGISIPSTGGGYEQLVANPQEAANNAKALGASYVMCAWIPHQKGNFTLDNAKKAVADFNAIGKVMRDNGLTFCYHDHGYEFQKHGDGTLMDYIIQNTDPRYVSFEMDVLWTLHGGADPVALLKKYGNRWKLMHVKDLKKGIKGDLTGGTPPENDVVVGAGQADFVGILKEANRIGIKHFFIEDESNKEFEQMPASIAYLKSLRN
- a CDS encoding GMC oxidoreductase, with protein sequence MATFNIDSKKRNTYDAIVIGSGISGGWAAKELCEKGLKTLVLERGRDVKHIADYPTAMLNPWELPHRGQVPLEVRNRYSSRSFMREETLHWAIKPDEQPIIEEQPFTWTRGYHVGGKSLLWARQTQRWSDFDFDGPARDGFAIDWPIRYKDLAPWYSHVEKFAGISGNKDGLDVLPDGEFLPPFELSCVEQHLKASIDKNYKDRHFIQGRAAHITDPQAIHGEQGRAKCQHRALCVRGCPYGGYFSSNASTLPWAARTGKLTLRPHSVVQSVIYDEVKKKAVGVRIIDANSLEPIEYFANIIFVNASAINSNAILLNSQSGRFPNGLGNDNGLMGKYLSWHNYRGKANAEFDGLQDKRTDGKNPSNGYMPRFRNVYKQETTGPASQFLRGYAIGIGGGRGLTSNRDGLGDDLKAQLLNPHYGNWNISAWMMGECVPIEENHVRLSTDQTDKYGIPQIILSAKWTDNDARMVQDFNEQITEMFTLAGFKNVRATDTKSNPGSDIHEMGGVRMGKDPKTSLLNEWNQLHACKNVFVTDGASMTSTGTQNPSLTYMALTARAVDHAVKELKKRNL
- a CDS encoding gluconate 2-dehydrogenase subunit 3 family protein is translated as MKRRQALQTLSASLGAMLVVPEWANGWSRQSLGTLPNAFTADQTALLTGVVDTFIPETDTPGAKSLGVATFVQKMVADCYEPKAQTTLSNGLNAADALARQTYNRPFTEADTAQRIDVLKRMEQSTDADQKAFYQLVKGLTIRGYMTSEYVMTNLTHYEMIPGRYHGCVPVPAKPISQTK
- a CDS encoding VOC family protein; the encoded protein is MSKITTFLTYNNQAEEAVRHYTAIFPNSEIKHISYYNEGGHLPEGTAMSVVFILNGQTYYALNAGSGFGFSEGMSLLVTCETQTEIDAYWQKLTEGGQPGPCGWLKDKFGVSWQVVPEGLDKLLQHSDPAKAKRVMAAMMKMSKLDVAALEAA